The Streptomyces sp. NBC_01197 genome window below encodes:
- a CDS encoding MDR family MFS transporter, with protein MSRTDMPAPHPTEPAESRLRTFVRVRAGGLPGAFWVLWGGTLVNRLGSMVNPFLSLYLTGIRGVPIGTTGLILAAVGVGSVISQPLGGFIADRFGRRVALSGGMLANGATLLTLGHAHSLGVLVPACFVLGITIDFFRPAAQALVADTVPAADRTRAFGLLLWSVNLGFSMAMVLGGYLASHGYQLIFWLDAGACSVFAVLVWLAVPETQPPAGEHSAGGFLTPVRDRAMLAFAGIIVVYATVFQQAFATLPLVMRGEGLSSTAYGTVMAVNGLVVIAAQPLIGHRLGAFDKSRVLATGFGVAAAGTTVMVFASTTLMYGLAVAVWTLGEILVFAMTSSVVADLAPARLRGRYNGLIGMAWGTGFLLAPVAGTRLLLVGSTTLWLTAACLCLVAAAGQLSLAPVLRRRTAH; from the coding sequence TTGAGCAGAACCGACATGCCCGCCCCGCACCCCACCGAGCCAGCGGAGAGCCGGCTGCGCACCTTCGTACGGGTCCGCGCGGGCGGACTGCCCGGGGCCTTCTGGGTGCTGTGGGGCGGGACGCTGGTCAACCGGCTCGGCTCCATGGTCAATCCGTTCCTCAGCCTCTATCTGACCGGGATACGGGGAGTCCCGATCGGCACCACCGGGCTCATCCTCGCCGCGGTCGGGGTGGGATCGGTCATCTCGCAGCCGCTCGGCGGGTTCATCGCCGACCGCTTCGGCCGCCGGGTGGCCCTGAGCGGCGGCATGCTGGCGAACGGCGCGACCCTCCTGACGCTCGGGCACGCCCACAGCCTCGGCGTGCTCGTCCCGGCCTGCTTCGTACTCGGCATCACCATCGACTTCTTCCGGCCCGCCGCCCAGGCGCTCGTCGCGGACACCGTCCCCGCCGCCGACCGGACCCGTGCCTTCGGCCTGCTGCTGTGGTCGGTCAATCTCGGGTTCTCGATGGCGATGGTGCTGGGCGGCTACCTCGCGTCCCACGGCTACCAGTTGATCTTCTGGCTGGACGCCGGAGCCTGCTCGGTCTTCGCCGTACTGGTGTGGCTTGCCGTCCCCGAGACCCAGCCGCCGGCCGGGGAGCACAGTGCGGGCGGCTTCCTCACCCCGGTGCGCGACCGCGCGATGCTGGCCTTCGCCGGCATCATCGTGGTCTACGCGACCGTCTTCCAGCAGGCTTTCGCGACGCTGCCGCTGGTGATGCGGGGCGAGGGCCTGTCCAGTACCGCGTACGGAACGGTCATGGCGGTCAACGGGCTGGTGGTCATCGCCGCGCAGCCGCTGATCGGCCACCGGCTCGGGGCCTTCGACAAGAGCCGGGTACTCGCCACCGGCTTCGGCGTCGCCGCCGCCGGCACGACCGTGATGGTGTTCGCCTCCACGACCCTCATGTACGGGCTCGCCGTCGCGGTGTGGACGCTGGGGGAGATCCTGGTCTTCGCGATGACCTCCTCCGTCGTCGCCGACCTGGCGCCGGCCCGTCTCCGCGGGCGCTACAACGGGTTGATCGGGATGGCCTGGGGCACGGGCTTCCTGCTGGCGCCGGTCGCCGGCACCCGGCTGCTGCTCGTCGGTTCCACGACGCTCTGGCTGACGGCCGCTTGTCTGTGCCTCGTCGCGGCAGCGGGCCAGCTCTCGCTCGCGCCGGTCCTGCGCCGCAGAACCGCGCACTGA
- a CDS encoding AMP-binding protein — translation MTQQPYLRAGSAGEFLHDFLLGAVGATPDRPAVIESARAGQTTVTTYGELGSLVHIYTAALEELGVETGARVILESETTALSIAMFLACSRAGLTFIPVSPEMPGGRLLSIIGSARPALHLQAADGERADIPHEVGAARFGPGGLAVERAPDWRTPRRRTLCVTDPAYIIFTSGTTGRPKGVVMSHRAVVAFYRGMLAHRLATPDDRIASTSPLQFDFSLLNIGLALGSGASVVPVPPPLVRWPRHFLRVLRETGATQVNGVPSIWRQALRYEPERLASLQGLRRVLFCGEVFPPAELRRLQELLPRAEFTNCYGSTESMACSFEPVPRPLPETADQLSIGVAHPGAELLLVDGAGEIVEEPGVLGELHLRSPALFTGYWDDPAATRAALVPDPLSPQSGRLVLRTGDLGVRGKDGEFYFCGRTDSQVQINGNRVELGEVEQQLQAHPGVTTAAVLALPGPDGGQRLTAFTVPATGRATADGPHGEGTPVDAGVLRDFCARTLPPYMVPQEFQLVDTLPTTANGKVDRAALAAGARSVRDPAAGSVPDSPDSAGAPDSPGAPPGVPAGAPAVLRGCGR, via the coding sequence GTGACGCAACAGCCGTACCTCCGGGCCGGTTCCGCCGGGGAGTTCCTGCACGACTTCCTGCTCGGCGCAGTGGGGGCCACCCCGGACCGCCCGGCTGTCATCGAGTCCGCCCGGGCCGGACAGACCACCGTGACGACCTACGGCGAGCTCGGCTCCCTGGTGCACATCTACACAGCGGCGCTGGAGGAACTCGGCGTCGAGACCGGCGCCCGGGTGATCCTGGAGTCCGAGACGACCGCGCTGTCCATCGCGATGTTCCTCGCCTGCTCACGGGCCGGGCTCACCTTCATTCCGGTGAGCCCCGAAATGCCGGGCGGGCGGCTGCTGTCCATCATCGGGTCCGCCCGCCCCGCCCTCCATCTGCAGGCGGCGGACGGCGAACGCGCGGACATCCCCCACGAGGTCGGCGCGGCCAGGTTCGGGCCGGGAGGGCTGGCCGTGGAGCGGGCGCCGGACTGGCGCACCCCCCGGCGGCGCACCCTCTGTGTCACCGACCCCGCCTACATCATCTTCACGTCCGGCACCACGGGGCGGCCCAAGGGCGTCGTGATGAGCCACCGGGCCGTGGTCGCCTTCTACCGGGGCATGCTGGCCCACCGCCTCGCCACCCCCGACGACCGGATCGCCAGTACCTCGCCCCTCCAGTTCGACTTCTCGCTGCTCAACATCGGCCTGGCGCTGGGCAGCGGCGCATCCGTCGTCCCCGTCCCGCCGCCACTCGTGCGCTGGCCGAGGCACTTCCTGCGGGTGCTCCGCGAGACCGGGGCGACCCAGGTCAACGGCGTACCGTCGATCTGGCGCCAGGCGCTGCGGTACGAACCCGAGCGGCTGGCCTCGCTCCAGGGGCTGCGCCGTGTCCTCTTCTGCGGCGAGGTGTTCCCGCCGGCCGAGCTGCGCCGGCTCCAGGAACTCCTGCCACGAGCGGAGTTCACCAACTGCTACGGCAGCACCGAGTCGATGGCCTGCTCGTTCGAGCCGGTGCCCCGCCCGCTCCCCGAGACGGCGGACCAACTCTCCATCGGCGTCGCCCATCCCGGCGCGGAGCTGCTTCTCGTCGACGGCGCGGGCGAGATCGTCGAGGAGCCCGGGGTGCTGGGCGAACTCCATCTGCGCAGCCCCGCGCTGTTCACGGGGTACTGGGACGACCCGGCGGCCACCCGGGCGGCGCTGGTGCCCGATCCGCTCTCCCCGCAGTCGGGCCGGCTGGTCCTGCGCACCGGCGATCTGGGCGTACGGGGCAAGGACGGCGAGTTCTACTTCTGTGGCCGGACCGACTCCCAGGTGCAGATCAACGGCAACAGGGTCGAACTGGGCGAGGTCGAACAGCAGTTGCAGGCGCACCCCGGGGTCACGACGGCCGCCGTGCTGGCGCTGCCGGGGCCGGACGGCGGACAGCGGCTGACGGCGTTCACCGTGCCGGCCACGGGCCGGGCCACCGCTGACGGGCCCCACGGAGAGGGGACCCCGGTGGACGCGGGCGTACTGCGGGACTTCTGCGCGCGGACGCTGCCCCCGTATATGGTCCCGCAGGAGTTCCAGCTGGTGGACACGCTGCCCACGACGGCGAACGGCAAGGTCGACCGCGCGGCGCTGGCAGCGGGAGCCCGCTCCGTACGGGATCCAGCTGCCGGTTCCGTACCGGACTCACCGGATTCGGCCGGAGCGCCGGATTCACCGGGAGCGCCGCCCGGGGTTCCTGCCGGGGCCCCGGCGGTGCTGCGCGGGTGCGGTCGCTGA
- a CDS encoding protein kinase family protein has product MASTMEIPDLEPGARQARYSAVSTSLALRGGRRLRELVATAEPLGSGIGGRSALLDVAGTPVFVKRVPLTEWELRADHVRSTANLFGLPVFCQYGIGGPGFGAWRELAAHTMTTNWVLAGQYRGFPLMYHWRVLPDTAPALPDELADVERAVAYWGGGPEIRARIQALEQSPASMVLFLEYIPQTLRTWLTEQVRAGDESADRACSLVERELVAGTSFMNDRGLVHFDAHFENILTDGRSLYFADYGLALSSRFDLSRHEADFFARHSTYDRAYTLSYLVNWLISGVYGYERTEREALIRACAEGERPPAGPSGAAAVLTRHAPLAAVVTDFYGRLADESRETPYPLEAIRRILDSRG; this is encoded by the coding sequence ATGGCTTCGACGATGGAGATCCCCGACCTGGAGCCCGGTGCACGTCAGGCCCGGTACAGCGCTGTTTCCACGTCCCTGGCCCTGCGCGGTGGCAGGCGACTGCGTGAACTCGTGGCCACCGCCGAACCTCTCGGCTCCGGTATCGGTGGGAGATCGGCGCTGCTCGATGTCGCCGGTACGCCGGTCTTCGTGAAGCGGGTACCCCTGACGGAGTGGGAGCTCCGTGCGGATCATGTCCGGTCCACCGCGAACCTGTTCGGCCTGCCCGTCTTCTGTCAGTACGGCATCGGCGGGCCGGGTTTCGGGGCCTGGCGGGAGCTCGCTGCTCACACCATGACCACGAACTGGGTGCTCGCAGGGCAGTACCGGGGCTTCCCGCTGATGTATCACTGGCGCGTGCTGCCGGACACGGCACCGGCTCTTCCGGACGAGCTCGCCGACGTGGAGCGGGCGGTGGCCTACTGGGGCGGCGGCCCGGAGATACGCGCTCGTATACAGGCCCTTGAGCAGTCCCCGGCGAGCATGGTGCTGTTCCTGGAGTACATACCTCAGACGCTGCGCACGTGGCTCACCGAGCAGGTACGGGCCGGTGACGAGAGCGCCGACCGGGCCTGTTCCCTGGTGGAGAGGGAACTGGTGGCCGGCACATCCTTCATGAACGACCGCGGACTCGTGCACTTCGACGCCCACTTCGAGAACATCCTGACGGACGGCCGAAGCCTCTACTTCGCGGACTACGGCCTGGCTCTCTCGTCCCGGTTCGACCTGTCGCGCCACGAGGCCGACTTCTTCGCGAGACACAGCACGTACGACCGCGCCTACACACTCAGTTACCTGGTGAACTGGCTGATCAGTGGCGTGTACGGGTACGAGCGGACAGAGCGGGAGGCGCTGATACGCGCGTGCGCCGAAGGGGAACGTCCCCCGGCCGGCCCGTCGGGGGCCGCAGCGGTCCTCACCCGCCACGCGCCGCTCGCGGCGGTCGTGACGGACTTCTACGGAAGGCTGGCGGACGAGAGCCGGGAGACTCCGTACCCACTGGAGGCGATCCGCCGGATCCTTGATTCGCGGGGCTGA
- a CDS encoding ABC transporter ATP-binding protein, with protein sequence MSALPVATNRELRAYVRRAVLTHRAEFGLVITLQACSAATGMFAPWLLGTLVADVTQGRDTVERMVLLILGCLAGQAVLVHLAGYAAAALGEKILAGLREEFVTDLLALPPEVVEDADSGDLITRTTRDVDLLSNAIRAAIPATLTSVGIVGFTLGALALISPVLLLPCLVSVPVLFGAARWYLRRAHQGYLLQAAAYSRLTESLAETAEGARTVDGLRLTARRMDQLNEDIARAYAAERHTLRLRNVFLPLCDASYALPVAAMLIIGGSLYLHGVVSLAAVTAGTLYASQLLGPLDQLMFWLDELQSAGAALVRLLGLARFRGAPSVPAPRTLAAAPSDGHGGAPPRDIEVRDLRYAYQPEHEVLRGINLTIGQGEWLAVVGPSGAGKSTLAKLLAGIYRPPTGGITVGGRDIAGLTPAERRGTVALVTQEHHVFRGTLRDNLTIARPDAEDDEMAAALSAVDAWDWAEAMGVDTAVGPGGQALDPAKVQQLALARLILASPDVLILDEATSLLNPTAARHLERSLAAVTTGRTVIAVVHRLHTARDADRIAVLDDGRITEFGPHEELLAKNGAYAGLWRAWQG encoded by the coding sequence ATGAGCGCGCTGCCCGTTGCCACGAACCGCGAACTCCGCGCGTATGTGCGGCGCGCCGTCCTGACCCACCGCGCCGAGTTCGGCCTGGTGATCACCCTGCAGGCGTGCTCGGCGGCCACCGGGATGTTCGCCCCGTGGCTGCTCGGCACCCTGGTCGCGGACGTGACCCAGGGCAGGGACACGGTGGAACGGATGGTCCTGCTGATCCTCGGCTGCCTGGCCGGCCAGGCCGTGCTGGTCCATCTCGCGGGGTACGCCGCCGCCGCGCTCGGCGAGAAGATCCTCGCCGGACTGCGCGAGGAATTCGTGACGGACCTGCTGGCCCTGCCCCCGGAGGTCGTCGAGGACGCGGACAGCGGTGACCTGATCACCCGGACGACCCGGGACGTCGACCTGCTCTCCAACGCCATCCGGGCCGCGATCCCGGCGACCCTGACCTCGGTCGGCATCGTCGGGTTCACCCTCGGCGCCCTGGCATTGATCAGCCCGGTCCTGCTGCTGCCGTGCCTGGTCTCGGTCCCGGTGCTGTTCGGCGCCGCCCGCTGGTACCTGCGCCGGGCGCACCAGGGGTATCTGCTCCAGGCCGCCGCCTACTCCCGGCTGACCGAGAGCCTGGCCGAGACCGCCGAGGGCGCTCGTACCGTCGACGGGCTGCGCCTGACCGCCCGCCGTATGGACCAGCTCAACGAGGACATCGCCCGCGCCTACGCCGCCGAACGCCACACCCTGCGGCTGCGCAACGTCTTCCTCCCGCTGTGCGACGCCAGTTACGCCCTGCCGGTGGCCGCGATGCTGATCATCGGCGGCTCGCTCTACCTGCACGGAGTGGTCTCGCTGGCCGCCGTCACCGCCGGCACGCTGTACGCCTCACAACTGCTCGGCCCGCTGGACCAACTGATGTTCTGGCTCGACGAGCTCCAGTCGGCGGGCGCCGCACTGGTCCGGCTGCTGGGTCTCGCGCGGTTCCGCGGGGCCCCCTCCGTACCGGCGCCCAGGACCCTGGCCGCGGCCCCTTCGGACGGGCACGGCGGCGCCCCGCCGCGGGACATCGAGGTACGGGATCTGCGCTACGCGTACCAGCCGGAGCACGAGGTGCTGCGCGGCATCAACCTGACCATCGGGCAGGGCGAATGGCTCGCCGTCGTCGGGCCATCGGGCGCCGGGAAGTCGACGCTGGCCAAGCTGCTGGCCGGCATTTACCGGCCGCCCACCGGAGGCATCACCGTGGGCGGCCGGGACATCGCCGGCCTGACACCCGCCGAGCGGCGGGGCACGGTGGCACTGGTGACCCAGGAGCACCACGTCTTCCGCGGCACGCTGCGCGACAACCTGACCATCGCGCGGCCGGACGCCGAAGACGACGAGATGGCGGCCGCATTGAGCGCGGTCGACGCCTGGGACTGGGCCGAGGCGATGGGCGTGGACACCGCGGTCGGCCCCGGGGGACAGGCGCTGGACCCGGCGAAGGTGCAGCAACTGGCCCTGGCCCGGCTCATCCTCGCGAGCCCGGACGTCCTGATCCTGGACGAGGCGACCTCACTGCTCAACCCAACGGCCGCGCGGCACCTGGAGCGCTCGCTGGCCGCCGTCACGACCGGCCGCACGGTGATCGCGGTGGTGCACCGTCTGCACACCGCCCGGGACGCCGACCGGATCGCGGTTCTCGACGACGGCCGGATCACCGAATTCGGCCCGCACGAGGAACTCCTCGCCAAGAACGGCGCCTACGCGGGGCTGTGGCGCGCCTGGCAGGGGTAG
- a CDS encoding condensation domain-containing protein, translating into MSVAGPLSLGQLSVWHDIRDLPSTRWHEANNAALWALPPGVGAEEVRTALRSVVARHPSLRTRYGLQDPDSPIQLEPDTDFSDALPVVETGGAPPGDFVEGHASLRFRLGHEHGWRATLLNRAGTASHLLFVKHHIAADAWAQEVLRQEFTGALTDPSGAGPATAPGPAELAADQFTPTGLRRQAAALGHWNQLLDQAPPIALPAATGAGAGVVQATLRSGPARAAARKVAAAAEVSVSSVVLAAYARSVARICGTDALLVQLMSANRFSARWQNLVTSMNQWVPALIEGAREDDLRRLASGTHWSSLGAFRHGAHDVTAVAALLARRPGAPEPVCAFNYVALPEQQAPDSGEPAPLTEPAITWEEPFTSIGPRCYARAEESASGLSVRLTAKGVGRERCAELLWDMHHALLSTAGEC; encoded by the coding sequence ATGTCTGTGGCGGGACCGCTTTCGCTGGGCCAGCTCTCGGTCTGGCACGACATCCGGGATCTGCCGAGCACCCGGTGGCACGAGGCGAACAACGCCGCGCTCTGGGCACTCCCCCCTGGCGTCGGCGCGGAGGAGGTACGCACGGCTTTACGGTCCGTCGTCGCCCGGCATCCGTCGCTGAGGACGCGCTACGGCCTCCAGGACCCCGACTCACCAATCCAGTTGGAGCCCGACACCGACTTCTCCGACGCGCTGCCGGTCGTCGAGACCGGTGGCGCTCCACCCGGCGACTTCGTCGAGGGTCACGCCTCCCTGCGCTTCCGCCTCGGCCATGAACACGGCTGGCGGGCCACTCTGTTGAACCGCGCGGGGACCGCCTCGCACCTGCTGTTCGTCAAACACCACATCGCCGCTGACGCCTGGGCCCAGGAGGTCCTGCGCCAGGAGTTCACCGGGGCGCTCACCGACCCGTCCGGTGCCGGACCCGCCACCGCACCCGGCCCCGCCGAACTGGCCGCCGACCAGTTCACCCCCACGGGCCTGCGCCGGCAGGCCGCCGCACTCGGCCACTGGAACCAGCTCCTCGACCAGGCGCCGCCCATCGCCCTGCCGGCCGCGACCGGCGCCGGTGCGGGCGTTGTCCAGGCCACCCTGCGCTCCGGCCCCGCCCGCGCCGCCGCCCGTAAGGTCGCGGCGGCGGCGGAGGTCTCCGTCTCCAGTGTCGTCCTCGCGGCGTACGCCCGCAGCGTGGCCAGGATCTGCGGCACGGACGCCCTGCTGGTGCAGCTGATGAGCGCCAACCGCTTCTCCGCCCGCTGGCAGAACCTGGTCACCTCCATGAACCAGTGGGTGCCCGCCCTGATCGAGGGTGCCCGCGAGGACGACCTGCGCAGGCTGGCGTCCGGCACGCACTGGAGCAGCCTCGGCGCCTTCCGCCACGGTGCGCACGACGTGACCGCCGTCGCCGCGCTGCTCGCTCGCAGACCAGGCGCGCCCGAACCCGTCTGCGCCTTCAACTACGTGGCCCTGCCGGAGCAGCAGGCTCCCGATTCAGGGGAACCGGCACCCCTCACCGAGCCCGCCATCACCTGGGAGGAGCCCTTCACCTCGATCGGCCCGCGCTGTTACGCCCGCGCCGAGGAGAGCGCGTCCGGCCTGTCCGTGCGGCTCACCGCCAAGGGTGTCGGCCGCGAGCGGTGCGCCGAACTGCTGTGGGACATGCACCACGCGCTCCTGTCCACCGCCGGAGAGTGCTGA
- a CDS encoding ATP-grasp domain-containing protein has product MQKVLLIEADVSAGEDILTAAAGLGLEAHVATHEDVFRSYRPELKAKLSGTVFTDFSDPRTALDDLARFCRETGIDGIVACWEFLSPLATRLADRLGLPGHRPELADACRNKWLMAEAFAAHGVPAPRTVVAQDPAELARRVAESGLGFPLVVKPAENAASIGVSVVRSAAELPEAARLAQSQTHKTSHGLALDITLLAQEHVDGDEFSVETVISHGEIHHLTITEKLTTGGTSRAELGHTVPAESAPGVGEALYAAATAAIRALGLRNGVAHTEVKIGSGGAPKVIEVGARPPGDHIMRLVREALGIDEARAFLQTVLGRRPDVEPRREAAAAIRFITAPEAGVLRWTSAPPCGDHVIATAISKMPGDEVGGPYDNMGRIGQIMLRGATAAEVNKVAAEAMDAITVEMVRQW; this is encoded by the coding sequence GTGCAGAAGGTGCTGCTGATAGAGGCCGACGTATCCGCGGGCGAGGACATACTGACCGCGGCGGCGGGGCTCGGCCTTGAGGCCCATGTGGCCACCCACGAGGACGTGTTCCGTTCCTACCGGCCCGAGTTGAAAGCGAAGCTCAGCGGCACCGTCTTCACCGACTTCTCCGATCCACGGACCGCTCTCGACGACCTCGCCCGCTTCTGCCGGGAGACGGGTATCGACGGGATCGTGGCCTGCTGGGAGTTCCTCTCGCCGCTGGCCACCCGCCTCGCGGACCGGCTGGGGCTCCCCGGCCACCGCCCCGAACTCGCCGACGCCTGCCGCAACAAGTGGCTCATGGCCGAGGCGTTCGCCGCCCACGGGGTCCCGGCCCCGCGCACCGTGGTGGCCCAGGACCCGGCGGAGCTGGCCCGGCGCGTGGCGGAGAGCGGCCTGGGCTTCCCCCTCGTCGTCAAGCCGGCGGAGAACGCGGCATCCATCGGCGTCTCGGTCGTGCGCTCGGCCGCCGAACTCCCCGAAGCCGCCCGGCTGGCCCAGTCGCAGACCCACAAGACTTCGCACGGTCTGGCCCTCGACATCACTCTGCTGGCCCAGGAGCACGTGGACGGCGACGAGTTCAGCGTCGAGACCGTCATCTCCCACGGCGAGATCCACCACTTGACGATCACCGAGAAACTCACCACCGGAGGAACCAGTCGCGCCGAACTCGGCCACACCGTGCCCGCGGAGAGCGCGCCCGGCGTCGGCGAGGCGCTGTACGCGGCGGCCACCGCCGCGATCAGGGCGCTGGGGCTGCGCAACGGCGTCGCACACACCGAGGTGAAGATCGGCAGCGGAGGAGCCCCCAAGGTCATCGAGGTGGGCGCGCGGCCACCCGGCGACCACATCATGAGGCTGGTCAGGGAAGCGCTCGGCATCGACGAGGCACGCGCCTTCCTGCAGACGGTGCTCGGCCGGCGGCCGGACGTCGAACCCCGGCGCGAGGCGGCCGCCGCCATCCGGTTCATCACCGCACCGGAGGCCGGAGTCCTCCGGTGGACCAGCGCGCCCCCCTGCGGGGACCACGTGATCGCGACGGCCATCTCGAAGATGCCGGGGGACGAAGTGGGCGGCCCGTACGACAACATGGGCCGCATCGGACAGATCATGCTCCGTGGAGCCACCGCGGCGGAGGTCAACAAGGTGGCGGCCGAGGCCATGGACGCGATCACGGTGGAGATGGTGAGGCAGTGGTGA
- a CDS encoding ABC transporter ATP-binding protein yields MAARRRRLLLLDGVFNVLWSGGLALTPAVIGQAINTGLVAKDETALVRWGLAVIALGIATALSALLVERLELRVKVEPGYETMRLVTRKACELGTTVDRKSSAGDLVTAGVSDISLIGQTLEVGARGVGGAVAFVVVATLMLVASWQVGLLVLIAVPAILFVTTRLARTLRSRQNRLRTQQCELTDQAVDIVRGLRVLRGIGGEELFSGRYRDASQRLRSVALRQARASAFLGAARTFLPSLLLAGVVALAGELVLTEQLSTGQMVAFYGYATYLVMPINRITFAVSKAMQGHVAAANVIRLLRTEPEVGPGPESGAVPGTGVLADPDSGLRVPAGGLTAVVCSADDSAVLADRLGRYVESGATYAGQPLAGLPLAGVRERILVTTTDEHLFAGALRRELNPAGSGSDPSDDQLWAAVDAAAARDVVEALPEGLDSQVSAGGREFSGGQQQRLRLARALMADPEVLVLVDPTSAVDANTESRMAEGIECLRRGRATVVFTTSVLLLHRADHVALVLDGTVAAEGSHDSLMADARYRSLVERWTAAV; encoded by the coding sequence ATGGCGGCCCGACGCCGGCGCCTCCTCCTTCTCGACGGTGTCTTCAACGTGCTGTGGTCGGGCGGACTGGCGCTGACTCCGGCAGTGATCGGCCAGGCCATCAACACCGGTCTGGTGGCGAAGGACGAGACGGCACTGGTCCGCTGGGGTCTGGCGGTCATCGCACTGGGCATCGCCACGGCGCTGTCCGCTCTGCTCGTGGAGCGCCTCGAACTGAGGGTCAAGGTCGAGCCCGGGTACGAGACGATGCGGCTCGTCACCCGCAAGGCCTGTGAACTCGGCACGACGGTCGACCGGAAGTCCTCGGCCGGCGACCTCGTCACGGCCGGCGTCTCGGACATCAGCCTCATCGGCCAGACCCTGGAGGTGGGTGCCCGCGGCGTGGGCGGAGCCGTCGCGTTCGTCGTCGTCGCCACACTCATGCTCGTCGCCTCCTGGCAGGTCGGCCTGCTGGTGCTGATCGCGGTGCCGGCCATCCTCTTCGTCACCACCCGCCTGGCCCGCACCCTGCGCAGCAGACAGAACCGGCTCCGCACACAGCAGTGCGAACTCACCGACCAGGCCGTCGACATCGTGCGAGGACTGCGAGTCCTGCGCGGGATCGGCGGCGAGGAACTGTTCAGCGGCCGGTACCGGGACGCGTCGCAGCGCCTCCGGTCCGTCGCGCTGCGACAGGCGCGGGCCTCGGCGTTCCTGGGGGCGGCCAGAACGTTCCTGCCCAGCCTGCTGCTCGCCGGAGTGGTGGCCCTGGCCGGGGAGTTGGTGCTGACGGAGCAGCTGAGCACCGGGCAGATGGTGGCCTTCTACGGGTACGCCACATACCTGGTGATGCCCATCAACCGGATCACCTTCGCCGTCTCCAAGGCCATGCAGGGCCATGTGGCCGCCGCGAACGTCATCCGGCTGCTCCGGACGGAGCCCGAGGTCGGGCCCGGCCCCGAATCGGGCGCGGTGCCCGGCACCGGCGTCCTGGCCGACCCCGACTCCGGCCTGCGGGTGCCCGCCGGTGGCCTCACCGCCGTCGTGTGCTCCGCGGACGACTCGGCCGTGCTGGCCGACCGGTTGGGGCGCTACGTCGAGTCCGGTGCGACGTACGCCGGACAGCCGCTGGCCGGCCTTCCGCTGGCCGGGGTGCGCGAGCGGATCCTCGTCACCACCACGGACGAGCACTTGTTCGCGGGCGCGCTGCGCCGCGAGCTGAATCCGGCCGGCTCCGGCTCCGACCCCTCCGACGACCAGCTGTGGGCGGCCGTCGACGCGGCCGCCGCCCGGGACGTCGTCGAGGCGCTGCCCGAGGGTCTTGACTCCCAAGTATCGGCCGGCGGGCGGGAGTTCTCCGGCGGCCAGCAGCAGCGCCTGCGGCTGGCCCGCGCGTTGATGGCCGATCCGGAAGTACTGGTCCTGGTCGACCCGACCAGCGCTGTCGACGCGAACACGGAGAGCAGGATGGCCGAGGGGATCGAGTGCCTGCGCCGGGGCCGGGCCACCGTGGTGTTCACGACGAGCGTCCTGCTGCTGCACCGGGCCGATCACGTGGCGCTGGTCCTCGACGGCACGGTGGCGGCCGAGGGATCCCACGATTCCCTGATGGCGGACGCGCGCTACCGGTCCCTGGTCGAGCGCTGGACGGCCGCCGTATGA